In Janthinobacterium agaricidamnosum NBRC 102515 = DSM 9628, the DNA window CACGCAGTTTTCCGGCATTCCGACCAAGGATGGCAAGAATGCGACCATCCGCACCATGTATGCGCAATTGACGTCGACCCGCCTGTTCAACGAAAACTATTTTGCCTTCCGTTCCGCGCTCGACGACGCCTACGGCAAGGGCATCACACTGGTGGCGCTGCCGGGCGATTATTCCGACGATGCGCAGCCGATCAATATCGACGGCATCAGCGATATCCTGCGCGAATACCAGGCCAAGGGCATGCGCTTCTTTATCGCGCCGGGCAACCACGACCCGAATGAACCGTATGACGATGACGAAGCCGGTAAAAGCGATTTCCTGACCAAGGACGGTAAAGAGCAAAAAGTCTTCGCGACCGGCAATGCAGCATGCAAGGCCAGGGACGCCAGCGTGGTATGTACCGACCAGTTGAAGGAACAGGGTTATGAAAGCCTGATTACCAAGCTGGCCGACTTCGGCTATATGCCGAACAAGAATGACGTGTATTGGGAAACGCCGTTTGGTCTGTATGCGAATAATCAGTACAGCTATGCGGACGCGGTGATCAAAGGCGACTTGAAAAACCGCCAGTTTGAAATGTGCGCCGAAGGCGAGGGCGGCGCTTATCGTGCCGCCGGCGAAAAGGCGCTGGGCAAGCCTTATACCAAATGCAGCAATATCATCGACGCCAGTTATCTGGTGGAGCCGGTAAAAGGCTTGTGGTTGTTGTCGATCGACGCCAACGTGTATATCCCGAACGGTAATTTCGATCCGGCCAATCCTAAATCCTTCAAGGGCTTCGACGGCGCCGGCAATGCCGGCTGGAACAAGGTACTGACGCATAAAAAACACCAGATCGAATGGATCAAGTCGGTGGTCGAACGGGCCAAGGCGCAAGGCAAGCAATTGATGGCCTTCTCGCATTATCCGACCATGGATTTTTATGCCAACCAGACCGGCGCGATGAAAGCCGTATTCAAGCCGGGCGCGTTCCAGACCGCGCGCGTGCCGGATGCCGCGACCACCAGCGCGCTGGCGGCGACCGGTTTGCGCCTGCACATCGGCGGCCATATGCATTTCAACGGCACCAACGATTTCCAGGATGCCGCCGGCAACTACCTGGTCAACGTGCAGTCGCCGTCGCTGGCGGTGTATGGCGCGTCGTACAAGATCGTCAATTACAAGGATAGCGACACGGTCGACGTGCAAACCGTCGCGCTCAATTCGGTGCCGCGTTTCAAGGAATTGTTCCCGCTGTACCAGGTCGAATACGATTACCTGCAAGGCAGCACGGCTCCCGGCGATATCAAGAAACGCTGGAACCGCGCCGTGCTCGACACCACCTCGTACGGCGACTTCACGCGCTTCTATTTCGGCGAATTGTCGCGCCTGCGTTTCATGGATGAATACTGGCCATGCGAAATGAAGGAAGCGGCGACGGCGCTGGATGCCAGGCAAATGCTGATCCTGTCGCAATTGCAAACTCAGGTCACCTTGGCGCAATTGGCGCAAGTGCCGGGGGTGGTGCCGATCAGCGCCAGTTGCGCGGCGAAGGGCGTGGCCGGCGGCACGCCGGTGCCGGCCAGCCAGTTGACGGCAGACTGGGCCGCCGCCACGGTTAAAGCCGCTACGCTGGCGACGGCCGCCGGCCTGAAGCTGGACGACTTCGCGGCGATCAGCGCCTACGACTTCCATGGCGATTTCCACCGCACCGTGTACGCCGGCGAACTGGCCTTGCGCGACATGGGAACATTGCGCGTGAACCAGTACAAGGTGCTGATGTCGGCCTTTCCGGCCAACCCGGCGCCCATCGCCAGGATCGGCGACTTGCCATCGGACCAGAACGCCGTCAACGTCCTGTTCCAAAACCAGTTCAAGCAAGTGTTTGCGATCTTCAAGGGATTGGGTTCGGCCAAGCCGAGCGACCATTTCGTGATCGATTTCAAGGCCAGGAAATTGAGCAACGCCAATACGACGGCGCTGAGCTTTAATTAAGCTGTTTTTGACGGCAAAGGGCGGCCG includes these proteins:
- a CDS encoding metallophosphoesterase family protein produces the protein MTSKFAMRPLYAGAFLCAALLSACGSSYDIDPPPAPAAPNPGVAFMTDVHFENVYGDLKSTQFSGIPTKDGKNATIRTMYAQLTSTRLFNENYFAFRSALDDAYGKGITLVALPGDYSDDAQPINIDGISDILREYQAKGMRFFIAPGNHDPNEPYDDDEAGKSDFLTKDGKEQKVFATGNAACKARDASVVCTDQLKEQGYESLITKLADFGYMPNKNDVYWETPFGLYANNQYSYADAVIKGDLKNRQFEMCAEGEGGAYRAAGEKALGKPYTKCSNIIDASYLVEPVKGLWLLSIDANVYIPNGNFDPANPKSFKGFDGAGNAGWNKVLTHKKHQIEWIKSVVERAKAQGKQLMAFSHYPTMDFYANQTGAMKAVFKPGAFQTARVPDAATTSALAATGLRLHIGGHMHFNGTNDFQDAAGNYLVNVQSPSLAVYGASYKIVNYKDSDTVDVQTVALNSVPRFKELFPLYQVEYDYLQGSTAPGDIKKRWNRAVLDTTSYGDFTRFYFGELSRLRFMDEYWPCEMKEAATALDARQMLILSQLQTQVTLAQLAQVPGVVPISASCAAKGVAGGTPVPASQLTADWAAATVKAATLATAAGLKLDDFAAISAYDFHGDFHRTVYAGELALRDMGTLRVNQYKVLMSAFPANPAPIARIGDLPSDQNAVNVLFQNQFKQVFAIFKGLGSAKPSDHFVIDFKARKLSNANTTALSFN